The following are encoded together in the Humulus lupulus chromosome 5, drHumLupu1.1, whole genome shotgun sequence genome:
- the LOC133779632 gene encoding uncharacterized protein LOC133779632 → MVYDFELVYEHFRKEDPLSFEEKVDPMVAEYWLKLVEAIFDHMELNDHQRVSCAAHILKMDAKIWWDVVKETRDLNTITWENFIQEFSKKYYSAVVLETKKFGRLARFAPEIVPIEAMRVHRFMRGLQPMITRDVKMTSVEMVSYVEVFNKALDAKYLEDRISKDSDARREANKNKGFHKGNKRQAHEGQSSGNVKRPKPLASNGNNHNNCNYNNNRNHHKNCHNCGNHQNNKFEYPNCPKCSR, encoded by the exons ATGGTTTACGATTTCGAGTTAGTCTATGAACATTTTAGGAAGGAAGACCCACTTAGCTTTGAAGAGAAAGTTGATCCTATGGTGGCAGAATATTGGTTGAAGTTGGTAGAAGCTATCTTTGACCACATGGAGCTGAACGATCATCAAAGGGTTTCGTGTGCAGCTCACATACTCAAAATGGATGCAAAGATATGGTGGGACGTGGTGAAGGAGACTCGTGACCTAAACACTATTACTTGGGAGAATTTCATTCAAGAATTTAGCAAAAAGTATTACAGTGCAGTTGTATTGGAAACCAAG AAGTTTGGTAGATTGGCAAGGTTTGCACCTGAAATAGTACCAATTGAGGCCATGCGAGTCCATAGGTTTATGAGAGGGCTTCAGCCCATGATTACTAGAGATGTCAAGATGACCAGTGTTGAGATGGTTAGTTACGTTGAGGTTTTTAATAAAGCTCTTGATGCGAAATACTTGGAAGACCGCATATCGAAGGACAGTGATGCAAGAAGGGAGGCCAATAAAAACAAGGGTTTCCATAAGGGTAACAAGAGGCAGGCCCATGAGGGACAAAGCAGTGGAAACGTTAAGAGGCCTAAACCCCTGGCCTCAAATGGCAACAATCATAACAATTGTAACTATAACAACAATCGTAACCATCACAAAAATTGTCACAACTGCGGAAACCACCAGAACAACAAATTTGAGTACCCCAATTGTCCTAAATGCTCACGCTGA